The following are encoded together in the Kineosporiaceae bacterium genome:
- a CDS encoding DHA2 family efflux MFS transporter permease subunit, with product MRSSRSTGTPRWVSLPGAGSSIHRTVVAHSRRGVAPPPAVRRPAVKVDLTCVAQRGRSPDSSRSRVSTAAPAQPVYPEKIDAAVLKVAGVVVLGAIMSILDITVVNVALPVFQTIFASDAANPVAYSTVAWTVTAYTLSLATVIPLTGWAADRFGTKRLYMLAVVLFTAGSALCASASSIEMLIGFRVLQGLGGGMLMPLGMTIMTRAAGPARMGRLMAILGVPMLLGPILGPILGGWLIEHASWHWIFLINVPIGLVAVIYASVALPRDHTEPSESLDVLGVALMSPGLALFLFGISSIPMKGTMNAPRVYIPMAIGVVLMAAFVWHAFRPAHPLLDLRLFRNRNLRVATITMFLFAAAFFGGLLLVPTYFQQIRGESTLHAGLLVAPQGIGAMLTMPIAGALVDKIPVGRVAPFGLLLIIGGMFGLTQVESTTEYWKIIVPLFVMGMGMGATMMPIMTSAMKTLTSHEVARGSTLINIVQQIASSIGVAIMSVLLTNALKDSPLALPAIGSWRDPSLAEKIGGPAGVAKGLAEAAGAFSSTFWVAAFMVTLTLVPALFLPRKREESHLLDDVEPGSASVVMH from the coding sequence ATGCGCAGCTCGCGATCCACGGGGACACCCCGGTGGGTCAGCCTCCCCGGAGCCGGCTCGTCCATTCACCGCACCGTAGTGGCTCACTCCCGACGGGGCGTCGCCCCACCACCAGCCGTTCGCAGGCCGGCAGTTAAGGTGGACCTCACCTGTGTCGCCCAGCGCGGCCGATCCCCCGACAGTTCGAGGTCTCGCGTGTCCACCGCTGCACCTGCTCAACCTGTCTACCCCGAGAAGATCGACGCTGCCGTCCTCAAGGTGGCCGGCGTCGTCGTCCTGGGCGCGATCATGTCGATCCTCGACATCACGGTCGTCAACGTGGCGCTGCCCGTGTTCCAGACGATCTTCGCCTCGGACGCCGCGAACCCGGTCGCGTATTCGACGGTGGCCTGGACCGTGACCGCATACACCCTCTCGCTGGCCACGGTGATCCCGTTGACCGGTTGGGCCGCAGACCGTTTCGGCACCAAGCGGCTCTACATGCTGGCCGTCGTCCTGTTCACCGCAGGCTCGGCACTGTGCGCCTCGGCGTCCAGCATCGAGATGCTGATCGGCTTCCGGGTGCTGCAGGGTCTGGGTGGCGGCATGTTGATGCCGCTGGGCATGACGATCATGACCCGGGCTGCCGGGCCGGCCCGGATGGGCCGCCTCATGGCGATCCTCGGCGTCCCGATGCTGCTCGGACCGATCCTCGGTCCGATCCTCGGTGGCTGGCTGATCGAGCACGCCAGCTGGCACTGGATCTTCCTGATCAACGTGCCGATCGGCCTGGTCGCCGTGATCTACGCCAGCGTCGCGCTGCCCCGGGACCACACCGAGCCCTCGGAGTCCCTCGATGTGCTCGGCGTGGCCCTGATGTCACCCGGTCTGGCCCTGTTCCTGTTCGGGATCTCGTCGATCCCGATGAAGGGCACCATGAACGCACCCCGGGTCTACATCCCGATGGCGATCGGCGTCGTCCTGATGGCGGCGTTCGTCTGGCACGCGTTCCGCCCGGCGCATCCCCTGCTCGACCTGCGACTGTTCCGCAACCGCAATCTGCGGGTCGCCACGATCACGATGTTCCTGTTCGCCGCGGCATTCTTCGGTGGCCTGCTGCTGGTGCCGACCTACTTCCAGCAGATTCGCGGTGAGTCGACGCTGCACGCGGGGTTGCTGGTGGCGCCGCAGGGCATCGGGGCGATGCTGACCATGCCGATCGCGGGCGCCCTGGTCGACAAGATCCCGGTGGGACGCGTGGCTCCCTTCGGCCTGCTGCTGATCATCGGTGGCATGTTCGGGCTGACCCAGGTCGAATCCACGACCGAGTACTGGAAGATCATCGTCCCGCTGTTCGTGATGGGCATGGGCATGGGCGCAACGATGATGCCGATCATGACCTCGGCCATGAAGACGCTGACGTCGCACGAGGTGGCGCGCGGTTCGACGTTGATCAACATCGTGCAGCAGATCGCCAGCTCGATCGGGGTGGCGATCATGTCCGTGCTGTTGACCAACGCGCTCAAGGACTCTCCGCTGGCGCTCCCGGCGATCGGCTCGTGGCGTGATCCTTCGCTCGCCGAGAAGATCGGCGGCCCGGCGGGCGTGGCCAAGGGCCTCGCCGAAGCCGCCGGGGCGTTCTCCAGCACCTTCTGGGTGGCGGCGTTCATGGTCACGTTGACCCTGGTCCCGGCGCTGTTCCTGCCGCGCAAGCGCGAGGAGTCGCACCTGCTGGACGACGTCGAGCCGGGCTCGGCATCGGTGGTCATGCACTGA
- a CDS encoding MFS transporter, translated as MDRELRILALGQLANRFGSGAVMTTSAVYFTRVVGLTAAQVALAMAVSTAIGLSGQLPAGRLADTRGPRGVLVILLGLLAVASALPALAQTVTGLVVALSVWNVAGTASMAVQQGVIAQIARGGRGVLFKAYLRAVTNVGIALGSLAGGAALLIDRPSGYVAVFLLDAVVTGFAAVVTYRLPALPAVPHQVGEPLFPALRDGPFVAITVLLGLFTLHFTVMELGIALYLTQRTHLPRVMIAVLLLLNTVAVALFQVRLSRRSDSVTTAAGSLLRGGVWIAGGFVLIGLVARTDTWLPGAAGVAMGIALLVLGAGAHVIGEMISSGGQWGVQMGLAPHERQGQYQALAGMGWAIPGIAGPPLVAALCVGLGEVGWYILAGSVAAVAAAGVPAARWALATRARYGVTTHSG; from the coding sequence GTGGATCGCGAGCTGCGCATTCTCGCGTTGGGTCAACTGGCGAACCGCTTCGGTAGTGGCGCTGTGATGACCACGAGCGCGGTCTACTTCACACGTGTCGTGGGTCTCACCGCGGCTCAGGTCGCCCTGGCCATGGCGGTGTCGACGGCCATCGGGTTGTCGGGCCAGTTGCCCGCCGGCCGGTTGGCCGACACCCGTGGCCCGCGCGGCGTCCTGGTGATCCTGCTGGGGCTGCTGGCCGTGGCCTCGGCGCTGCCTGCCCTGGCCCAGACCGTCACCGGGTTGGTCGTGGCGCTCAGCGTGTGGAACGTCGCCGGAACGGCGTCCATGGCGGTCCAGCAAGGGGTGATCGCGCAGATCGCACGCGGCGGGCGAGGGGTGTTGTTCAAAGCGTATCTACGGGCCGTGACCAACGTCGGTATCGCCCTCGGCTCGCTCGCCGGTGGCGCTGCCCTGCTGATCGACCGGCCCTCGGGGTACGTGGCGGTGTTCCTGCTGGACGCCGTCGTCACCGGCTTCGCGGCCGTCGTCACGTATCGGCTCCCCGCGCTGCCCGCCGTTCCCCACCAGGTGGGTGAGCCGCTGTTCCCGGCACTGCGTGACGGCCCCTTCGTGGCGATCACCGTGCTGTTGGGCCTGTTCACGCTGCACTTCACGGTGATGGAGTTGGGCATCGCGCTCTACCTCACCCAGCGAACCCATCTGCCGCGGGTGATGATCGCCGTTCTGTTGCTGCTCAACACGGTGGCGGTGGCGCTGTTCCAGGTGCGCCTGTCGCGACGATCCGACTCGGTCACCACGGCCGCCGGGTCGCTGCTGCGCGGCGGCGTGTGGATCGCCGGGGGATTCGTCCTGATCGGCCTGGTCGCCCGCACCGACACCTGGCTACCGGGTGCGGCCGGGGTGGCGATGGGGATCGCCCTGCTGGTCCTGGGCGCCGGCGCCCACGTGATCGGGGAGATGATCAGCTCCGGCGGCCAGTGGGGGGTGCAGATGGGGCTGGCCCCCCACGAGCGGCAAGGCCAGTACCAGGCCCTGGCCGGCATGGGCTGGGCCATCCCCGGGATCGCCGGTCCGCCACTGGTGGCCGCCTTGTGCGTCGGTCTGGGCGAGGTCGGCTGGTACATCCTGGCGGGGTCGGTGGCTGCGGTGGCCGCCGCCGGGGTGCCGGCAGCCCGGTGGGCACTGGCGACCCGCGCCCGCTACGGCGTGACCACCCACTCGGGCTGA
- a CDS encoding saccharopine dehydrogenase NADP-binding domain-containing protein, whose amino-acid sequence MASPARDHDVVLFGATGFVGRLTAGHLATHAPSGVRVTLAGRSRHRLEQVRDGLGAVAADWALLVADALDAAQMRRLAESARVVATTVGPYVTYGHELVAACAAAGTHYTDLTGEVLFVRQSIDDNHKPAQRTRARIVHGCGFEALPSDLGVWLTAHRAASDDAGELTHAVLHVRAFSGGISGGTIDTARQQALTAAASPRARRILADPYALSPARHEEPDAAPNGPWARRPRRPAPRPSWLSRLDTYGRLNRLELAVRALPIDRADASGVYSVPSLMAGFNTRIVRRSNALTGWSYGRHLDYDEVLDTGSGARGVVLAGGVAIAQAMLDGGLRFGPTRAVLDRVLPVPGEGPSDQTMSAGHFAVEIEADTTSGARYLTRIAAAYDPGYSGTAVMFGQSALSLACDDLPDRAGVLTPATAFGSAILDRLRAHGFTVSCRRL is encoded by the coding sequence GTGGCTTCCCCTGCCCGTGACCACGACGTCGTGCTCTTCGGTGCGACGGGATTCGTGGGACGGCTCACGGCGGGGCACCTGGCCACCCACGCGCCGTCCGGGGTGCGGGTGACGCTCGCCGGGCGCTCGCGGCACCGGCTCGAACAGGTCCGGGACGGCTTGGGTGCGGTGGCCGCCGACTGGGCGCTGCTGGTCGCCGACGCCTTGGACGCCGCCCAGATGAGGCGCTTGGCCGAGAGCGCGCGCGTCGTGGCCACCACGGTCGGGCCCTACGTGACGTATGGCCACGAGCTGGTGGCAGCGTGCGCTGCCGCGGGTACCCACTACACCGACCTCACCGGTGAGGTGCTCTTCGTCCGGCAGAGCATCGACGACAACCACAAGCCCGCCCAGCGCACCCGCGCCCGCATCGTGCACGGGTGCGGATTCGAGGCGCTGCCCTCCGATCTCGGCGTGTGGCTCACGGCGCACCGAGCAGCCTCCGACGACGCCGGCGAGCTCACTCATGCCGTCCTGCACGTCCGAGCCTTCTCCGGGGGGATCAGCGGGGGCACGATCGACACGGCACGGCAGCAGGCGCTCACGGCGGCAGCCAGCCCCCGTGCTCGCCGCATCCTGGCCGATCCGTATGCGCTCAGCCCGGCACGCCACGAAGAACCGGACGCCGCCCCGAACGGTCCGTGGGCGCGTCGGCCCCGGCGCCCCGCACCGCGCCCGAGCTGGCTGTCGCGGCTGGACACCTACGGGCGACTGAACCGACTCGAGCTCGCGGTGCGGGCGTTGCCCATCGATCGGGCCGATGCCTCCGGGGTGTACTCGGTGCCCTCGCTCATGGCCGGCTTCAACACGCGGATCGTGCGACGCAGCAATGCGCTGACCGGCTGGTCCTACGGCCGCCACCTCGACTATGACGAGGTGCTGGACACGGGGTCGGGGGCGCGGGGCGTGGTGCTGGCCGGAGGCGTGGCGATCGCTCAGGCGATGCTGGACGGCGGGCTGCGGTTCGGACCCACCCGCGCCGTCCTCGATCGGGTGTTACCCGTGCCCGGTGAGGGGCCGAGTGATCAGACCATGAGCGCCGGGCACTTTGCGGTCGAGATCGAGGCGGACACCACCTCGGGGGCGCGCTACCTGACCCGGATCGCGGCGGCTTACGACCCCGGGTACTCCGGCACGGCGGTGATGTTCGGCCAGAGCGCGTTGTCGCTGGCCTGCGACGACCTGCCCGATCGCGCCGGGGTGTTGACACCGGCCACGGCCTTCGGCTCGGCGATCCTCGACCGGCTGCGCGCGCACGGCTTCACGGTGAGCTGCCGCCGGCTCTGA
- a CDS encoding OmpA family protein — protein sequence MRVRSHDPISAATDAKRRPALALALLLLVVGGGSWWTSRQIESDVTSRATEAVRATDPTAHVRVSGRDVIVSGLQTPFAGANDVAARAAEVTGVRLVVIEQASVATGHLDAAKPTPTDPAPATATTTLSAAPSSSPSSSPSSSSSPSPSSPSVSTSPSGSPSPSGTASPAGGTTPAPADRFVPVRVLFGQDVHRLDRRAMAALNPVAIYLKNHANARIVVLGNSDSSGSARVNTTISTLRAEAVKTYISTRGVAPERILIKVQGDSKPVASNATIAGRALNRRVDVYLEDQR from the coding sequence GTGAGAGTGCGGTCCCACGACCCGATCAGCGCAGCGACCGACGCCAAGCGGCGGCCGGCACTGGCACTTGCCCTGCTGCTGCTCGTGGTGGGCGGCGGTTCGTGGTGGACCTCTCGCCAGATCGAGTCCGATGTGACCTCGCGGGCAACGGAAGCCGTGCGGGCCACCGATCCCACGGCGCACGTGCGGGTCTCCGGTCGGGACGTCATCGTGAGCGGACTGCAGACCCCCTTCGCCGGCGCGAACGACGTTGCGGCCCGAGCGGCCGAGGTGACCGGGGTGCGCCTGGTCGTCATCGAGCAGGCATCGGTGGCCACCGGCCACCTCGATGCCGCGAAGCCGACCCCAACGGACCCGGCGCCGGCGACGGCGACGACAACACTGTCCGCGGCGCCGTCCTCCTCGCCATCGTCATCCCCGTCGTCATCGTCATCCCCGTCGCCCTCGTCACCGTCGGTGTCGACCTCGCCATCGGGCTCGCCGTCGCCGTCCGGCACGGCATCCCCCGCCGGCGGCACCACTCCCGCCCCGGCCGATCGCTTCGTTCCGGTTCGGGTGCTGTTCGGCCAGGACGTCCATCGCCTCGACCGGCGGGCCATGGCCGCACTGAACCCGGTGGCGATTTACCTGAAGAATCACGCGAACGCCCGCATCGTGGTGCTGGGGAATTCCGACAGTTCCGGTTCGGCACGGGTCAACACCACCATCTCCACATTGCGAGCCGAAGCCGTCAAGACCTACATTTCGACCCGGGGGGTTGCGCCTGAACGGATTCTCATCAAGGTCCAGGGCGATTCCAAACCAGTGGCGTCCAACGCCACCATCGCCGGACGTGCGCTGAACCGGCGCGTCGATGTCTACCTCGAGGACCAGCGCTGA
- a CDS encoding roadblock/LC7 domain-containing protein — protein MTEPGHALPGDVPVRGKGELLDLLLQDVRHAVPELNGVMIASLDGLPVAHDFAETDADRVAAMAATALGLGTRISQRISLGDFQEAVVRGDSGYLVAYSAGRQAVLVMCGPSDANLALMRIEARAVSVKINQLLT, from the coding sequence ATGACCGAGCCAGGGCACGCACTGCCGGGCGACGTGCCCGTGCGGGGCAAGGGTGAACTGCTCGACCTGCTGCTGCAGGACGTGCGCCATGCCGTCCCCGAGTTGAACGGCGTGATGATCGCCTCGTTGGACGGTCTGCCGGTTGCGCACGATTTCGCCGAAACGGACGCCGACCGGGTGGCAGCGATGGCCGCCACCGCATTGGGTCTGGGTACCCGGATCAGCCAGCGCATCAGCCTTGGTGATTTCCAGGAGGCCGTGGTCCGGGGGGATTCCGGATATCTGGTGGCCTACTCCGCAGGCCGCCAGGCGGTGCTGGTGATGTGTGGCCCCAGCGATGCCAATCTCGCCTTGATGCGGATCGAGGCGCGTGCTGTCTCGGTCAAGATCAACCAGTTGCTCACCTGA
- a CDS encoding globin domain protein, with product MDTMAAIAEAAIADMPPAGRFTTADAELIRSQRDALLSVSDRLVADFYDTVFAHPPTAGVFRDGERAARENTLAQWWQRTVIGPLDQDYFAWMALVGLVHVVRRVSNPMMLAMADFTVTFVAEHAAAAGIDSSIAESLGHAFRRLAATVGAIIVGASEHAVSSALYEVVGMPEALLERLRDAEVNEALDTARIQTGHR from the coding sequence ATGGACACCATGGCCGCGATCGCCGAGGCGGCGATCGCCGACATGCCCCCGGCGGGCCGGTTCACCACAGCCGATGCCGAGCTGATCAGGTCCCAGCGAGACGCGCTGCTGAGCGTGAGCGATCGGCTCGTGGCCGACTTCTACGATACGGTCTTCGCCCACCCGCCGACCGCCGGCGTGTTCCGCGATGGTGAGCGGGCCGCTCGCGAGAACACCCTCGCCCAGTGGTGGCAGCGCACGGTGATCGGGCCGCTGGATCAGGACTACTTCGCCTGGATGGCCCTGGTCGGTCTGGTGCACGTGGTGCGGCGGGTGAGCAATCCGATGATGCTCGCCATGGCCGATTTCACGGTGACCTTCGTCGCCGAGCACGCGGCGGCGGCGGGAATCGACAGCAGCATCGCCGAATCCCTCGGGCACGCCTTCCGGCGGCTCGCGGCCACCGTGGGAGCGATCATCGTCGGCGCCTCGGAGCACGCGGTGAGTTCGGCCCTGTACGAGGTCGTGGGCATGCCCGAGGCGCTGCTGGAGCGGTTGCGCGACGCCGAGGTGAACGAGGCGCTCGACACGGCCCGGATCCAAACCGGCCACCGCTGA
- a CDS encoding ABC transporter ATP-binding protein produces the protein MSETPILVEGLRKSFGATIALDGLDLRVEAGQVHGFLGPNGSGKSTTIRVLLGLLRSDGGTARLFGGDPWAQAESLHRRLTYVPGDVSLWPNLTGGEVIDLLARLRGGINPTRRAELLERFELDPTKKGRSYSKGNRQKVALVAALASDAELLILDEPTSGLDPLMERVFQTCIGEIQREGRTVLLSSHILSEVEQLCDRVSIIRAGRTVRTGSLDELRSLTRTTVRAGLERAPATAELTALDGVQDVHLEDHQVRLAVDPAHLGDVLAVLGRFGIRSLVSQPPSLEELFMSSYDSAAAPVTQEVAP, from the coding sequence ATGAGCGAGACGCCGATTCTGGTCGAGGGATTGCGCAAGAGCTTCGGGGCCACCATCGCCCTCGACGGGCTCGATCTGCGCGTCGAGGCGGGCCAGGTGCACGGGTTCCTCGGGCCGAACGGATCGGGTAAGTCGACCACGATTCGGGTGTTGCTCGGCCTGCTGCGCAGCGACGGCGGCACGGCCCGGTTGTTCGGTGGCGACCCCTGGGCACAGGCCGAGAGCCTGCATCGCCGGCTGACCTACGTGCCCGGCGATGTCAGCCTGTGGCCCAACCTCACCGGTGGCGAGGTGATCGACCTGCTGGCTCGGCTGCGCGGGGGCATCAATCCCACTCGACGCGCCGAGCTGCTGGAGCGATTCGAGCTCGATCCGACCAAGAAGGGCCGTTCGTACTCCAAGGGCAACCGACAGAAGGTCGCCCTGGTCGCGGCCCTGGCCTCGGACGCCGAGTTGTTGATCCTCGACGAGCCCACCTCCGGGCTGGACCCGTTGATGGAGAGGGTGTTCCAGACCTGCATCGGCGAGATTCAGCGCGAGGGGCGCACCGTCCTGCTGTCGAGCCACATCCTGTCCGAGGTCGAGCAGCTGTGTGATCGGGTGAGCATCATCCGTGCCGGGCGCACGGTGCGCACCGGATCGCTGGACGAGCTTCGGTCCCTGACCCGGACGACGGTGCGCGCCGGCCTGGAGCGCGCGCCGGCCACCGCCGAACTGACCGCACTGGACGGCGTCCAGGACGTACACCTCGAGGACCACCAGGTGAGGCTGGCTGTCGATCCCGCACACCTCGGCGACGTGCTCGCCGTCCTGGGACGGTTCGGCATCCGCTCGCTGGTCAGCCAGCCCCCCTCGCTGGAGGAGTTGTTCATGAGCAGCTACGACAGCGCGGCGGCGCCGGTCACCCAGGAGGTGGCTCCATGA
- a CDS encoding ribonuclease HI has product MALTAKYATTCGVCGQQIRPGEQIRSMPSGSAGRWSHETCAATEAPPSAGVTPSPTDTPLVAPSGALEVYTDGACSGNPGPGGWAWATADGRQDSGGEAHTTNQRMEINAALEAVRSLPGELIVVSDSTYVVNCFRDAWWRGWLARGWQTSARKPVANRDLWEPLVDAVRDRGDVTFRWVKGHSGDPMNDLVDRLAVEAGKLQINR; this is encoded by the coding sequence ATGGCGTTGACGGCGAAGTACGCGACCACCTGCGGGGTGTGCGGCCAGCAGATCCGGCCGGGCGAACAGATCCGGTCGATGCCGAGCGGTTCCGCCGGACGCTGGTCCCACGAGACGTGCGCGGCCACCGAGGCACCGCCGTCGGCCGGGGTGACACCGTCGCCGACCGACACGCCCCTGGTTGCCCCCTCCGGAGCGCTCGAGGTCTACACGGACGGCGCGTGCTCGGGAAACCCCGGCCCCGGCGGGTGGGCCTGGGCGACCGCCGACGGCCGGCAGGACAGTGGCGGCGAAGCGCACACCACCAATCAGCGGATGGAGATCAACGCCGCGCTCGAAGCCGTGCGCAGCCTGCCCGGCGAGCTCATCGTGGTCAGCGACTCGACCTATGTCGTCAACTGCTTTCGCGATGCCTGGTGGCGCGGCTGGCTCGCCCGGGGGTGGCAGACCAGTGCCCGCAAGCCGGTGGCCAACCGTGACCTGTGGGAACCCCTGGTGGACGCCGTCCGCGACCGCGGCGATGTGACGTTCCGATGGGTGAAGGGTCATTCGGGCGACCCGATGAACGATCTGGTGGACCGGCTGGCCGTCGAGGCGGGCAAGCTGCAGATCAACCGTTGA
- a CDS encoding DUF4230 domain-containing protein translates to MGGTVVAVAIGIAGAALILTWVLGRTVSGLNPFHEQTVDRSGPAVVLKLSDLKTYQAASGYYEIVIDQEKDVTNLPAFLAGERVIFVAAGSVDATVDFSGLGSGSVSVNGDRTAATVRLPGPALGAPRLDLARSYVADHRRGLKERLQDAIDTQGGGTNTEQLYRIAEARLAEAGARTDELKQRARTNTRAMLTSLLTSLGFRDVTVTFTDER, encoded by the coding sequence ATGGGCGGAACGGTCGTGGCCGTCGCGATCGGCATCGCCGGTGCCGCGCTGATCCTCACCTGGGTGCTGGGCCGCACCGTCTCGGGGCTCAACCCGTTCCACGAGCAGACCGTCGACCGCTCCGGTCCGGCCGTGGTGCTCAAACTCAGTGACCTGAAGACCTACCAGGCGGCGTCCGGGTACTACGAGATCGTGATCGACCAGGAGAAGGACGTCACGAACCTGCCGGCCTTCCTCGCCGGTGAGCGGGTGATCTTCGTGGCCGCCGGATCGGTGGATGCCACCGTCGACTTCTCGGGGCTGGGTTCGGGCAGCGTCAGCGTGAACGGCGATCGCACCGCGGCCACGGTCCGGTTGCCGGGGCCGGCGCTCGGCGCCCCGCGGCTGGACCTGGCCCGCAGCTACGTGGCCGACCACCGGCGGGGGTTGAAGGAGCGGCTGCAGGACGCCATCGACACCCAGGGCGGCGGCACCAACACCGAGCAGCTCTACCGGATCGCCGAGGCAAGGCTGGCCGAGGCCGGGGCGCGCACCGACGAGTTGAAGCAGCGGGCGCGAACCAATACCCGCGCCATGCTCACCTCGTTGCTGACGTCACTGGGCTTCCGCGACGTCACCGTCACCTTCACCGACGAGCGGTAG
- a CDS encoding DUF2461 family protein, with protein sequence MSGSDYPRLSKTRPRGVPADHARVELLRHRSLTAGCRHGEPDWLAGPAALDRVRADWWTMRPLVDWLSTHVGAHVA encoded by the coding sequence GTGTCCGGCTCTGACTACCCTCGCCTGTCAAAGACCCGGCCACGGGGCGTCCCGGCCGACCACGCTCGCGTCGAGCTGTTGCGGCACCGCTCGCTGACCGCCGGCTGTCGTCACGGCGAACCGGATTGGCTCGCCGGTCCGGCTGCGCTCGATCGGGTGCGTGCGGACTGGTGGACGATGCGGCCGCTGGTGGACTGGTTGAGCACGCACGTGGGCGCGCACGTCGCCTGA
- a CDS encoding nucleotidyltransferase domain-containing protein: MTWRQTVEAVTAAALAEFGDAPGEVGVYVHGSIALGGWTPGQSDIDLLIVVRRAPPERLEVFAKEFAEWEGQPLELTVVEDALARTPRAAGPELVLPLAITRACGLVVRGRPVTEQFGEIPRARVRRQWVEQLETRLHVGTEHDVVLTACRALAFHEQNRFLSEQDGATWARFRLPRHAALVGRILDERQVAVRDAGFVLTWERRPGHEAHELAADVIRTLYGPDPLG; this comes from the coding sequence GTGACCTGGCGGCAGACGGTCGAGGCGGTGACGGCGGCGGCCCTCGCCGAGTTCGGCGATGCCCCCGGGGAGGTCGGGGTCTACGTCCACGGGTCGATCGCCCTGGGGGGATGGACCCCCGGTCAGAGCGACATCGACCTCCTGATCGTCGTCCGCCGCGCTCCGCCGGAGCGGCTCGAGGTCTTCGCCAAGGAGTTCGCCGAGTGGGAGGGGCAGCCGCTCGAGCTGACCGTGGTCGAGGACGCGCTCGCTCGCACCCCCCGTGCCGCCGGCCCGGAGCTGGTGCTGCCGTTGGCGATCACCCGGGCGTGCGGGCTCGTGGTGCGTGGCCGGCCGGTGACCGAGCAGTTCGGTGAGATCCCGCGGGCGCGGGTGCGCCGTCAGTGGGTCGAGCAGCTGGAGACGAGATTGCACGTCGGCACCGAGCACGATGTCGTGCTCACGGCCTGCCGCGCCCTGGCGTTCCATGAACAGAATCGGTTCCTGTCCGAGCAGGACGGCGCGACCTGGGCGCGCTTCCGGCTGCCGCGCCACGCGGCTCTTGTCGGGCGGATCCTGGACGAACGACAGGTCGCCGTCCGGGATGCGGGGTTCGTGCTCACGTGGGAACGCCGTCCGGGCCACGAGGCCCACGAACTGGCGGCCGACGTGATTCGCACCCTGTACGGCCCCGATCCGTTGGGGTGA
- a CDS encoding DUF5302 domain-containing protein — protein sequence MSETADGTESTEPESTEPESTEDAARRKFREALDRKKFGHHGHDGGAHDPRSSAPHSSPAKPQRTFRRKSG from the coding sequence ATGAGCGAGACCGCCGACGGCACCGAGAGCACCGAGCCCGAGAGCACCGAGCCCGAGAGCACCGAGGACGCCGCCCGCCGCAAGTTCCGTGAGGCGTTGGACCGCAAGAAGTTCGGCCATCACGGTCACGACGGGGGTGCCCACGACCCACGGTCGTCCGCGCCCCACAGCTCACCGGCCAAGCCGCAGCGCACGTTCCGGCGCAAGTCGGGCTGA
- a CDS encoding ferredoxin translates to MTAARMIIDPISCRGVGLCAHLAERLIRLDRWGYPIVSAEPPAPADERRARAAERACPHRAVRVEQDDLPVPLEE, encoded by the coding sequence ATGACCGCCGCCCGAATGATCATCGACCCGATCTCGTGTCGCGGCGTGGGTCTGTGCGCCCATCTCGCGGAGCGCCTGATCCGACTCGACCGCTGGGGTTACCCCATCGTGTCGGCCGAGCCGCCGGCACCGGCCGACGAACGCCGGGCCCGAGCCGCCGAGCGGGCCTGCCCGCACCGCGCCGTACGGGTCGAGCAGGACGATCTGCCCGTGCCGCTCGAGGAATGA